Proteins from a genomic interval of Siniperca chuatsi isolate FFG_IHB_CAS linkage group LG10, ASM2008510v1, whole genome shotgun sequence:
- the si:ch73-233m11.2 gene encoding NACHT, LRR and PYD domains-containing protein 3 isoform X2 has translation MDKDTVLTHILKLKGMSTLLGGELPVSVINNNKYISLLTSEAQVTDRNVDDNLPSLDYAIHAALSGEIKTVILVGPEGSGKTTVLKKLVVDWANGEHLQTFSYVFHFQLRELNSLNGMLSLEKLMLHCHDHIPPESLCLVLQKPEDVLFVFDDLDQCKDSLDPSVHTLCSDPSQVASLSCLVASLLHGSLLKGATFVVATRPTGCLKFLSGTQVEGLGFLKPQREAYFNGFFTDPATANKALTHMERTLGFYDICTSPRFCWTVCSMYKSLMDAGAKLPETLSQLYVDILVHLIQTLSLNEACNRELVLALGKMASHCSLDQHWSCTKEEMDSFGFQRFLTSVGVFFQVDGDRSDQCVFSFHSQLMQEFLLAVSLFLDKATSEGMEKMLEKHKCRAEFLDIFLSALSEPIQRRPLETLLGELNSDRIMDFKCWFRSSSERTLKGWYKDKHHHCFHLLHQAQNESLVKEIITSSVRIGISYGDLSLQDCVALNYVVTCLGVMEQLNLYQTRNLTEEKAERLTPTMSLSHNIILSDSSLSTGAVPHLASALSRGVTKELDLSQTRLGDEKLKIFCAGLRDCKLHVLKLQVCRLTEASCEALVSVLTSGTSQLCVLDMSFNQIGDQGFTKLCKALHSPHCKLQELQLQSCALTAASMKALSAALCSGQSQLRKVNLTQNTIGHSGVEALCKSLQYPLCKLQSLKFFDNELTGVCCPHLMEALMSEHSSLSELDLSANDLGQEGALLLCQALRRPGCLIEKLGLKRCELTQPVFKELGSVLRSGTAQLKSLTVGINEVGDQGVKHLWDAIAHPSCLLEELECLC, from the exons ATGGACAAAGACACTGTGCTGACTCATATCCTGAAGTTAAAGGGCATGTCAACACTTCTTGGTGGAGAGCTGCCTGTCAGTGTGATAAACAACAATAAGTACATATCCCTGCTGACTTCTGAAGCTCAggtgacagacagaaatgtgGACGACAACTTGCCCTCCCTTGATTATGCAATCCACGCCGCTCTGTCTGGTGAAATCAAGACTGTGATACTGGTTGGTCCTGAAGGATCAGGTAAAACCACTGTTTTGAAGAAGCTAGTTGTGGACTGGGCAAATGGAGAACACCTTCAAACCTTTTCTTATGTTTTCCATTTCCAGTTGAGGGAGTTAAATTCTCTTAATGGGATGCTCTCCTTGGAGAAATTAATGTTGCATTGTCACGATCACATCCCTCCTGAGTCCTTGTGCCTTGTTCTGCAGAAGCCTGAggatgtgttgtttgtttttgatgatCTGGATCAGTGTAAAGACAGCCTGGACCCCTCTGTCCACACCCTCTGCTCTGACCCCAGCCAGGTGGCCTCATTGTCCTGTTTAGTGGCCAGCTTGCTTCATGGGTCACTGCTGAAAGGAGCTACCTTTGTGGTGGCAACCAGGCCGACAGGATGTCTGAAGTTTCTGAGTGGAACCCAGGTGGAAGGGTTGGGGTTTCTGAAGCCACAAAGAGAGGCCTACTTTAACGGGTTCTTTACTGACCCAGCTACTGCCAACAAAGCGCTAACGCACATGGAAAGGACTCTAGGCTTTTATGATATCTGTACCTCCCCAAGATTTTGTTGGACAGTCTGTTCTATGTACAAGTCTCTGATGGATGCTGGAGCAAAACTTCCTGAGACGTTATCTCAGCTTTATGTAGATATCCTGGTCCACCTGATTCAGACACTCTCGTTGAATGAAGCCTGCAACAGAGAACTAGTGTTGGCCCTCGGCAAGATGGCATCTCATTGCTCCCTTGACCAGCATTGGAGCTGTACCAAAGAGGAAATGGATTCCTTTGGTTTTCAAAGATTTCTTACCTCAGTTGGTGTTTTCTTCCAAGTAGATGGTGACCGGTCAGATCAATGCGTCTTCTCCTTCCACTCCCAACTGATGCAGGAGTTCCTCTTGGCCGTGTCTCTCTTTTTGGACAAGGCGACGTCTGAGGGCATGGAGAAGATGTTGGAAAAGCACAAATGCCGTGCAGAGTTTCTAGATATCTTCCTGTCAGCACTCTCGGAGCCAATTCAGCGCAGACCGCTGGAGACCCTGCTGGGGGAGTTGAACTCTGATCGCATCATGGATTTCAAATGTTGGTTTAGAAGCAGCTCAGAGAGGACACTGAAGGGATGGTACAAAGATAAGCACCACCATTGCTTCCATCTGCTTCATCAAGCTCAAAATGAGAGTTTGGTGAAAGAGATCATCACCTCCTCAGTACGAATAGGCATCAGCTATGGAGACCTGAGCCTCCAGGACTGTGTAGCTCTGAATTATGTTGTCACGTGCCTCGGAGTGATGGAGCAGTTGAATCTGTACCAGACAAGGAATTTGACAGAGGAGAAAGCAGAGAGGCTCACTCCAACTATGAGCTTGTCACATAATATCAT CTTGTCAGACAGCTCCTTGAGTACTGGGGCTGTCCCACACCTGGCTTCAGCTCTCAGCAGAGGCGTCACCAAGGAGCTGGATCTCTCTCAAACCCGCCTCGGAGATGAAAAGCTCAAAATTTTCTGTGCTGGACTCAGAGACTGCAAGCTGCACGTATTAAA ACTTCAAGTATGCAGACTGACAGAAGCAAGCTGCGAAGCTCTGGTGTCTGTCCTGACCTCAGGCAcctctcagctgtgtgtgttagaCATGAGCTTTAATCAGATCGGGGACCAGGGCTTCACAAAACTGTGCAAAGCACTGCATAGTCCTCACTGCAAACTACAGGAGCTCCA GCTCCAAAGCTGCGCGTTGACTGCAGCATCCATGAAGGCTTTATCAGCAGCTTTGTGTTCTGGCCAATCACAGTTGAGAAAAGTGAACCTTACACAAAACACGATTGGTCACAGTGGAGTGGAGGCTTTGTGCAAGTCCCTGCAATACCCGCTTTGTAAACTACAGAGCCTCAA GTTCTTTGATAATGAGCTGACAGGTGTATGCTGTCCTCATTTGATGGAGGCCTTGATGTCAGAGCACAGCTCTCTGTCAGAGCTGGATCTGTCAGCAAATGATTTGGGCCAGGAGGGGGCACTGCTGCTCTGCCAAGCCCTCCGTCGACCTGGATGTCTAATAGAAAAACTTGG GTTGAAACGATGTGAGTTAACCCAGCCGGTCTTCAAGGAACTGGGCTCAGTGCTGAGAAGTGGGACTGCTCAACTTAAGTCTCTGACTGTAGGTATAAATGAAGTAGGAGACCAAGGGGTTAAACATCTTTGGGATGCTATTGCACATCCAAGCTGTCTGTTGGAGGAACTGGA ATGCCTGTGTTGA
- the si:ch73-233m11.2 gene encoding NACHT, LRR and PYD domains-containing protein 3 isoform X1: MDKDTVLTHILKLKGMSTLLGGELPVSVINNNKYISLLTSEAQVTDRNVDDNLPSLDYAIHAALSGEIKTVILVGPEGSGKTTVLKKLVVDWANGEHLQTFSYVFHFQLRELNSLNGMLSLEKLMLHCHDHIPPESLCLVLQKPEDVLFVFDDLDQCKDSLDPSVHTLCSDPSQVASLSCLVASLLHGSLLKGATFVVATRPTGCLKFLSGTQVEGLGFLKPQREAYFNGFFTDPATANKALTHMERTLGFYDICTSPRFCWTVCSMYKSLMDAGAKLPETLSQLYVDILVHLIQTLSLNEACNRELVLALGKMASHCSLDQHWSCTKEEMDSFGFQRFLTSVGVFFQVDGDRSDQCVFSFHSQLMQEFLLAVSLFLDKATSEGMEKMLEKHKCRAEFLDIFLSALSEPIQRRPLETLLGELNSDRIMDFKCWFRSSSERTLKGWYKDKHHHCFHLLHQAQNESLVKEIITSSVRIGISYGDLSLQDCVALNYVVTCLGVMEQLNLYQTRNLTEEKAERLTPTMSLSHNIILSDSSLSTGAVPHLASALSRGVTKELDLSQTRLGDEKLKIFCAGLRDCKLHVLKLQVCRLTEASCEALVSVLTSGTSQLCVLDMSFNQIGDQGFTKLCKALHSPHCKLQELQLQSCALTAASMKALSAALCSGQSQLRKVNLTQNTIGHSGVEALCKSLQYPLCKLQSLKFFDNELTGVCCPHLMEALMSEHSSLSELDLSANDLGQEGALLLCQALRRPGCLIEKLGLKRCELTQPVFKELGSVLRSGTAQLKSLTVGINEVGDQGVKHLWDAIAHPSCLLEELDVEMTGLTDACVEDLCAAIRTSKTLKSLELRNNSLTDASVPALVQVMQDSHNMQEMNLKYNNFSEEVFDMLNECDKIRY, translated from the exons ATGGACAAAGACACTGTGCTGACTCATATCCTGAAGTTAAAGGGCATGTCAACACTTCTTGGTGGAGAGCTGCCTGTCAGTGTGATAAACAACAATAAGTACATATCCCTGCTGACTTCTGAAGCTCAggtgacagacagaaatgtgGACGACAACTTGCCCTCCCTTGATTATGCAATCCACGCCGCTCTGTCTGGTGAAATCAAGACTGTGATACTGGTTGGTCCTGAAGGATCAGGTAAAACCACTGTTTTGAAGAAGCTAGTTGTGGACTGGGCAAATGGAGAACACCTTCAAACCTTTTCTTATGTTTTCCATTTCCAGTTGAGGGAGTTAAATTCTCTTAATGGGATGCTCTCCTTGGAGAAATTAATGTTGCATTGTCACGATCACATCCCTCCTGAGTCCTTGTGCCTTGTTCTGCAGAAGCCTGAggatgtgttgtttgtttttgatgatCTGGATCAGTGTAAAGACAGCCTGGACCCCTCTGTCCACACCCTCTGCTCTGACCCCAGCCAGGTGGCCTCATTGTCCTGTTTAGTGGCCAGCTTGCTTCATGGGTCACTGCTGAAAGGAGCTACCTTTGTGGTGGCAACCAGGCCGACAGGATGTCTGAAGTTTCTGAGTGGAACCCAGGTGGAAGGGTTGGGGTTTCTGAAGCCACAAAGAGAGGCCTACTTTAACGGGTTCTTTACTGACCCAGCTACTGCCAACAAAGCGCTAACGCACATGGAAAGGACTCTAGGCTTTTATGATATCTGTACCTCCCCAAGATTTTGTTGGACAGTCTGTTCTATGTACAAGTCTCTGATGGATGCTGGAGCAAAACTTCCTGAGACGTTATCTCAGCTTTATGTAGATATCCTGGTCCACCTGATTCAGACACTCTCGTTGAATGAAGCCTGCAACAGAGAACTAGTGTTGGCCCTCGGCAAGATGGCATCTCATTGCTCCCTTGACCAGCATTGGAGCTGTACCAAAGAGGAAATGGATTCCTTTGGTTTTCAAAGATTTCTTACCTCAGTTGGTGTTTTCTTCCAAGTAGATGGTGACCGGTCAGATCAATGCGTCTTCTCCTTCCACTCCCAACTGATGCAGGAGTTCCTCTTGGCCGTGTCTCTCTTTTTGGACAAGGCGACGTCTGAGGGCATGGAGAAGATGTTGGAAAAGCACAAATGCCGTGCAGAGTTTCTAGATATCTTCCTGTCAGCACTCTCGGAGCCAATTCAGCGCAGACCGCTGGAGACCCTGCTGGGGGAGTTGAACTCTGATCGCATCATGGATTTCAAATGTTGGTTTAGAAGCAGCTCAGAGAGGACACTGAAGGGATGGTACAAAGATAAGCACCACCATTGCTTCCATCTGCTTCATCAAGCTCAAAATGAGAGTTTGGTGAAAGAGATCATCACCTCCTCAGTACGAATAGGCATCAGCTATGGAGACCTGAGCCTCCAGGACTGTGTAGCTCTGAATTATGTTGTCACGTGCCTCGGAGTGATGGAGCAGTTGAATCTGTACCAGACAAGGAATTTGACAGAGGAGAAAGCAGAGAGGCTCACTCCAACTATGAGCTTGTCACATAATATCAT CTTGTCAGACAGCTCCTTGAGTACTGGGGCTGTCCCACACCTGGCTTCAGCTCTCAGCAGAGGCGTCACCAAGGAGCTGGATCTCTCTCAAACCCGCCTCGGAGATGAAAAGCTCAAAATTTTCTGTGCTGGACTCAGAGACTGCAAGCTGCACGTATTAAA ACTTCAAGTATGCAGACTGACAGAAGCAAGCTGCGAAGCTCTGGTGTCTGTCCTGACCTCAGGCAcctctcagctgtgtgtgttagaCATGAGCTTTAATCAGATCGGGGACCAGGGCTTCACAAAACTGTGCAAAGCACTGCATAGTCCTCACTGCAAACTACAGGAGCTCCA GCTCCAAAGCTGCGCGTTGACTGCAGCATCCATGAAGGCTTTATCAGCAGCTTTGTGTTCTGGCCAATCACAGTTGAGAAAAGTGAACCTTACACAAAACACGATTGGTCACAGTGGAGTGGAGGCTTTGTGCAAGTCCCTGCAATACCCGCTTTGTAAACTACAGAGCCTCAA GTTCTTTGATAATGAGCTGACAGGTGTATGCTGTCCTCATTTGATGGAGGCCTTGATGTCAGAGCACAGCTCTCTGTCAGAGCTGGATCTGTCAGCAAATGATTTGGGCCAGGAGGGGGCACTGCTGCTCTGCCAAGCCCTCCGTCGACCTGGATGTCTAATAGAAAAACTTGG GTTGAAACGATGTGAGTTAACCCAGCCGGTCTTCAAGGAACTGGGCTCAGTGCTGAGAAGTGGGACTGCTCAACTTAAGTCTCTGACTGTAGGTATAAATGAAGTAGGAGACCAAGGGGTTAAACATCTTTGGGATGCTATTGCACATCCAAGCTGTCTGTTGGAGGAACTGGA CGTTGAAATGACTGGTTTGACAGATGCCTGTGTTGAGGACTTGTGTGCTGCTATAAGAACTAGTAAGACTTTGAAGAGCCTGGAACTGAGAAACAACTCACTGACCGATGCTTCTGTCCCAGCCCTCGTCCAAGTCATGCAGGACAGCCACAACATGCAGGAGATGAA CCTGAAGTACAACAACTTCAGTGAAGAAGTTTTTGACATGCTGAATGAGTGTGATAAAATAAGATACTGA
- the LOC122883333 gene encoding ceramide synthase 5-like, whose amino-acid sequence MTSSIADWIWSERFWLPENVTWADLERPPPGMEYPRMRDILYALPLAVGVFLLRLLFERLVAKPFAHILQIQAGEPRRAQSNDVLERMYQSKTCPDTRQLDGLSKQLDWDVRKIQRWFRLRRNQDRPSTQKKFCESMWRFTFYLGIFIYAIRYLWVSPWMWDTRQCWYNYPFQPLSPGQFNYYVAELAFYWSLMFSQFIDIKRKDFIIMLVHHLATILLITFSYVNNMLRVGTLVMCVHDASDIFLEAAKLTNYAKYQKLCDGLFVVFSISFFLTRLIIYPFWIVNSVLFESWEIVGPYQAWWLLNGLLLVLQALHIIWFYLIARIAIKAIFKGKVSKDDRSDIESSSDEETRSCSKNPSQTLKPKDSSHTGNGETHDH is encoded by the exons ATGACTTCCTCTATCGCAGACTGGATTTGGAGTGAAAGATTTTGGCTTCCCGAAAATGTTACATGGGCGGACCTGGAGCGTCCACCACCTGGTATGGAGTATCCCCGAATGCGAGACATACTCTACGCCTTGCCTCTGGCAGTCGGAGTTTTTCTACTAAGACTGCTTTTTGAAAG GCTAGTGGCCAAGCCCTTTGCCCACATACTTCAGATTCAGGCGGGAGAGCCTCGGCGAGCTCAGTCCAATGATGTCCTGGAGAGGATGTATCAGTCCAAAACG TGTCCAGACACGAGGCAACTGGATGGACTCTCCAAGCAGCTGGACTGGGATGTACGGAAAATACAGAGATGGTTTCGCCTCCGTCGGAACCAAGACAGGCCCAGTACGCAGAAGAAGTTCTGTGAGAGCAT GTGGCGATTTACATTTTACCTGGGGATTTTTATCTATGCCATTCGCTATCTGTGGGTG tCACCTTGGATGTGGGATACCAGACAGTGTTGGTACAACTATCCTTTTCAg CCTTTGAGTCCTGGACAGTTCAACTACTATGTAGCTGAGCTGGCCTTCTACTGGTCTCTGATGTTTTCCCAGTTCATAGACATTAAACGTAAG GATTTCATCATCATGCTTGTCCACCACCTGGCCACCATACTGCTCATCACATTCTCCTATGTCAACAACATGCTAAGAGTTGGCACTTTGgtcatgtgtgtgcatgatgcaTCCGACATCTTCCTTGAG GCTGCCAAGCTGACCAACTATGCCAAGTACCAGAAGCTATGTGATGGCCTGTTTGTGGTGTTCAGCATAAGCTTTTTCCTAACTCGACTTATCATCTATCCTTTCTG GATTGTTAACAGTGTTCTGTTTGAGAGCTGGGAGATCGTTGGGCCATACCAGGCCTGGTGGTTGCTCAATGGGTTGCTGTTGGTGCTGCAGGCTCTTCACATCATCTGGTTCTACCTCATCGCTCGCATTGCTATCAAAGCCATATTTAAGGGAAAG GTGTCAAAAGATGACCGCAGCGACATCGAGAGCAGCTCAGACGAGGAGACAAGGAGTTGCAGTAAAAATCCCAGTCAGACCCTAAAACCAAAGGACAGCAGTCACACTGGTAATGGAGAAACTCATGACCACTGA
- the slmapb gene encoding sarcolemma associated protein b isoform X1 has translation MDEKELSDPLNNLSVIKDDLTRSNMGSSGDTEKIIQHLNDELREAQELANTEKHKCMELQGILKEERKENKQQADESAKQIKLLQGQLRQLQDEMDNLREQIDVSSSSHDELQSARDEAKALKHALEAATAERDRDVAAIQTNLATVSKDLDKWRQTANKYEREIDNLQRDLQQQSKQWQKTAEIQASELQSMQVECNGLQKECSVLRSERQDIVNKHQKEKSSLQSECASLRAEKEELLKTHQKEKGNLQSDCAALRSEKEALLQKQKQLEKDLASLRGQNAELSNSLKALEKSQQELEYRLSALQLQHQQDSTKLQNQLDEADSRSKALQREYEEAKMELSDLKEKYEKTEQEKQLLTDELEECKGNMKELQEKGTKTSLLLPVQAIVIGLILALLYWCFGALW, from the exons ATGGATGAGAAAGAGCTGAGTGATCCCCTAAATAACTTATCAGTCATTAAAG ACGACCTGACAAGGTCAAACATGGGGTCCTCTGGTGACACAGAAAAAATTATCCAGCACTTGAATGATGAGCTTCGGGAAGCCCAGGAGCTAGCTAATACTGAGAAGCACAAATGCATGGAGCTacaag GTATcctgaaggaagagagaaaggaaaataagCAACAAGCTGATGAATCTGCAAAACAGATAAAACTTCTTCAAG GCCAGCTGCGGCAGCTCCAAGATGAAATGGACAATCTCAGAGAGCAGATAGATGTCTCCTCCAGTTCACACGACGAGCTACAAAGTGCACGTGATGAAGCAAAGGCGCTGAAACATGCCCTGGAGGCAGCCACTGCTGAGCGGGACCGTGACGTCGCTGCCATCCAGACCAATCTGGCGACCGTCTCGAAGGATCTGGACAAATGGCGTCAGACTGCCAACAAATatgagcgtgagattgacaacCTACAGCGTGACCTTCAACAACAGAGCAAGCAGTGGCAGAAAACTGCAGAAATACAAG CCAGTGAGCTGCAGTCCATGCAGGTGGAGTGTAATGGCCTTCAGAAGGAGTGTTCTGTCCTGCGATCTGAAAGACAAGACATTGTGAATAAGCACCAGAAGGAAAAGAGCAGTCTGCAAAGTGAGTGTGCTTCCCTCAGGGCTGAGAAGGAGGAACTCCTCAAGACTCACCAGAAAGAGAAGGGCAACTTGCAGAGTGACTGTGCAGCACTGCGCTCTGAGAAAGAGGCATTGCTGCAGAAACAGAAGCAGCTGGAGAAGGATCTTGCCAG TTTGCGTGGCCAGAATGCTGAGCTGAGCAATAGCCTCAAAGCCTTAGAGAAATCCCAGCAGGAGTTGGAGTATAGGCTGTCGGCCCTGCAGCTCCAGCACCAGCAGGATAGCACCAAGCTGCAAAACCAACTGGATGAAGCGGACAGCCGCAGCAAGGCTCTGCAGAGAGAG TATGAGGAAGCTAAGATGGAGCTGTCAGACCTAAAGGAAAAATATGAGAAGACTGAGCAGGAAAAACAGTTGCTTACAGATGAACTTGAGGAGTGCAAAGGCAACATGAAGGAATTACAGGAGAAGGGAACAAAG ACATCCCTATTGCTGCCTGTTCAAGCCATAGTCATCGGCCTTATCCTGGCTTTGCTGTATTGGTGCTTCGGCGCATTGTGGTAG
- the slmapb gene encoding sarcolemma associated protein b isoform X3 translates to MDEKELSDPLNNLSVIKDDLTRSNMGSSGDTEKIIQHLNDELREAQELANTEKHKCMELQGILKEERKENKQQADESAKQIKLLQGQLRQLQDEMDNLREQIDVSSSSHDELQSARDEAKALKHALEAATAERDRDVAAIQTNLATVSKDLDKWRQTANKYEREIDNLQRDLQQQSKQWQKTAEIQASELQSMQVECNGLQKECSVLRSERQDIVNKHQKEKSSLQSECASLRAEKEELLKTHQKEKGNLQSDCAALRSEKEALLQKQKQLEKDLASLRGQNAELSNSLKALEKSQQELEYRLSALQLQHQQDSTKLQNQLDEADSRSKALQREKPWMIWGPVVAVALTAVTAAVIFRT, encoded by the exons ATGGATGAGAAAGAGCTGAGTGATCCCCTAAATAACTTATCAGTCATTAAAG ACGACCTGACAAGGTCAAACATGGGGTCCTCTGGTGACACAGAAAAAATTATCCAGCACTTGAATGATGAGCTTCGGGAAGCCCAGGAGCTAGCTAATACTGAGAAGCACAAATGCATGGAGCTacaag GTATcctgaaggaagagagaaaggaaaataagCAACAAGCTGATGAATCTGCAAAACAGATAAAACTTCTTCAAG GCCAGCTGCGGCAGCTCCAAGATGAAATGGACAATCTCAGAGAGCAGATAGATGTCTCCTCCAGTTCACACGACGAGCTACAAAGTGCACGTGATGAAGCAAAGGCGCTGAAACATGCCCTGGAGGCAGCCACTGCTGAGCGGGACCGTGACGTCGCTGCCATCCAGACCAATCTGGCGACCGTCTCGAAGGATCTGGACAAATGGCGTCAGACTGCCAACAAATatgagcgtgagattgacaacCTACAGCGTGACCTTCAACAACAGAGCAAGCAGTGGCAGAAAACTGCAGAAATACAAG CCAGTGAGCTGCAGTCCATGCAGGTGGAGTGTAATGGCCTTCAGAAGGAGTGTTCTGTCCTGCGATCTGAAAGACAAGACATTGTGAATAAGCACCAGAAGGAAAAGAGCAGTCTGCAAAGTGAGTGTGCTTCCCTCAGGGCTGAGAAGGAGGAACTCCTCAAGACTCACCAGAAAGAGAAGGGCAACTTGCAGAGTGACTGTGCAGCACTGCGCTCTGAGAAAGAGGCATTGCTGCAGAAACAGAAGCAGCTGGAGAAGGATCTTGCCAG TTTGCGTGGCCAGAATGCTGAGCTGAGCAATAGCCTCAAAGCCTTAGAGAAATCCCAGCAGGAGTTGGAGTATAGGCTGTCGGCCCTGCAGCTCCAGCACCAGCAGGATAGCACCAAGCTGCAAAACCAACTGGATGAAGCGGACAGCCGCAGCAAGGCTCTGCAGAGAGAG AAGCCATGGATGATCTGGGGGCCTGTGGTTGCTGTGGCTCTAACAGCTGTGACTGCAGCTGTGATCTTCAGGACCTGA
- the slmapb gene encoding sarcolemma associated protein b isoform X2 encodes MDEKELSDPLNNLSVIKDDLTRSNMGSSGDTEKIIQHLNDELREAQELANTEKHKCMELQGILKEERKENKQQADESAKQIKLLQGQLRQLQDEMDNLREQIDVSSSSHDELQSARDEAKALKHALEAATAERDRDVAAIQTNLATVSKDLDKWRQTANKYEREIDNLQRDLQQQSKQWQKTAEIQASELQSMQVECNGLQKECSVLRSERQDIVNKHQKEKSSLQSECASLRAEKEELLKTHQKEKGNLQSDCAALRSEKEALLQKQKQLEKDLASLRGQNAELSNSLKALEKSQQELEYRLSALQLQHQQDSTKLQNQLDEADSRSKALQREYEEAKMELSDLKEKYEKTEQEKQLLTDELEECKGNMKELQEKGTKKPWMIWGPVVAVALTAVTAAVIFRT; translated from the exons ATGGATGAGAAAGAGCTGAGTGATCCCCTAAATAACTTATCAGTCATTAAAG ACGACCTGACAAGGTCAAACATGGGGTCCTCTGGTGACACAGAAAAAATTATCCAGCACTTGAATGATGAGCTTCGGGAAGCCCAGGAGCTAGCTAATACTGAGAAGCACAAATGCATGGAGCTacaag GTATcctgaaggaagagagaaaggaaaataagCAACAAGCTGATGAATCTGCAAAACAGATAAAACTTCTTCAAG GCCAGCTGCGGCAGCTCCAAGATGAAATGGACAATCTCAGAGAGCAGATAGATGTCTCCTCCAGTTCACACGACGAGCTACAAAGTGCACGTGATGAAGCAAAGGCGCTGAAACATGCCCTGGAGGCAGCCACTGCTGAGCGGGACCGTGACGTCGCTGCCATCCAGACCAATCTGGCGACCGTCTCGAAGGATCTGGACAAATGGCGTCAGACTGCCAACAAATatgagcgtgagattgacaacCTACAGCGTGACCTTCAACAACAGAGCAAGCAGTGGCAGAAAACTGCAGAAATACAAG CCAGTGAGCTGCAGTCCATGCAGGTGGAGTGTAATGGCCTTCAGAAGGAGTGTTCTGTCCTGCGATCTGAAAGACAAGACATTGTGAATAAGCACCAGAAGGAAAAGAGCAGTCTGCAAAGTGAGTGTGCTTCCCTCAGGGCTGAGAAGGAGGAACTCCTCAAGACTCACCAGAAAGAGAAGGGCAACTTGCAGAGTGACTGTGCAGCACTGCGCTCTGAGAAAGAGGCATTGCTGCAGAAACAGAAGCAGCTGGAGAAGGATCTTGCCAG TTTGCGTGGCCAGAATGCTGAGCTGAGCAATAGCCTCAAAGCCTTAGAGAAATCCCAGCAGGAGTTGGAGTATAGGCTGTCGGCCCTGCAGCTCCAGCACCAGCAGGATAGCACCAAGCTGCAAAACCAACTGGATGAAGCGGACAGCCGCAGCAAGGCTCTGCAGAGAGAG TATGAGGAAGCTAAGATGGAGCTGTCAGACCTAAAGGAAAAATATGAGAAGACTGAGCAGGAAAAACAGTTGCTTACAGATGAACTTGAGGAGTGCAAAGGCAACATGAAGGAATTACAGGAGAAGGGAACAAAG AAGCCATGGATGATCTGGGGGCCTGTGGTTGCTGTGGCTCTAACAGCTGTGACTGCAGCTGTGATCTTCAGGACCTGA